GACCAGGGGCAGCATGGCGTTTGGCAGCACCTCCCGCCACAGGATGGCCGACTCCTTAAGGCCCCGGGCCCGGGCGCCGGCCACGTAGTCCTGCCGGAGCTCCTCCAGCACCGCGGTGCGCACCTGCCTTGTATATTTGGCCGACATGGCAATGGCCAGTGTGACTGCCGGCAGCACCAGCTTCATAAAGCCTGTGCCCGAGGTGGCAATGGGAAACCAGTTCAGTTTAAGGCCAAACACGTACAGCAGCACCAGACCGATCCAGAACCCCGGGAAGGACACACCGGCAAAGGAAAGCCCCCGCACCAGGTAATCCGGAAATTTATTCTGATAAACCGCTGCCAGAATTCCAAGGGGGATGGAGATCACAAGCATGAGGATCAGCGACGCGGCCGCCAGCTCCAGGGTCGGGCCAAGGCAGTCGAGCAGCACCGCGCTCACCGGAGCCTTTGAAGAATAGGATGTTCCCATATCCCCGGTCACAAACCCCTTAAGCCAATTTCCATACTGCACCAGAAATGGATCATTAAGGCCCATCTGCTCCCGGGTTTCTGCCAGCAGCTCCTCAGACGGCACCGTGCCGCCCTCCACCAGCATCAGCTCCGCCGGGTCGCCGGGCGATAAATAGGTCAGGCAAAAGGTCAGAAAGCTGATGCCAAAAAGCACCAGTACGATTTGCAGCAAACGGTTAACAAGCTGTTTCGTGTTCAAGAAAAAAATCCTCCTCTGTCAAAATGGCAATACGGGTAAAAAACCGAAACGGAGAATGAAAGGAAAAGGACATGAAAATAAAGCCCTCCTATCTACCGTAAGAATACTTAAAACAAAAATACAAGCAGGTCTCCTGACTTAAGTTCTTTGTATGTCCACGCCTTCCCAAGGCTGCGCCTCAGTGACATTTTGCGGACAACTCCCTATTACAGTGACGGGATCGTACCGGATTCGCACCGGTTTCTCTTTTAATCCCCGATCGGGAACTTGTATCTGGCATGATTAAATTTTTTAAACAAAGATTTCACTGTGGTAAACTGTGAAATTGCTTAAATTATACTGGACTTTTACGCACTTGTCCAGTCTTTTTTAAAAATTTCAGCAATAATTTTAAACGCATACCCCCACCCGGTATGTTTTTTACTTTTATTTTTTTCTGCTTGACATTGGTTTTCATCATGCCTTATACTCAAGGCAATCGGCTTAAATCAAATCATTTCAAAAACGAAAGGAGTCCGCAATGGAAAAAAACCTGTCAATCGGTACACTGGCCGCCGCCCCCGGCGAGAAGGTCCAGGGCATGCTGCCCATCCCCCATACCGAAATTGAGGTGCCCGTCACCCTGATCAACGGCGCGGGCGGCGGAAAAACCGTCCTCGTCACCAGCGGCATCCACAGCTGCGAATACGTCGGCATCGAGGCCGCCATCCAGCTGGCCGGCGAGCTGGACCCCGCGAGCCTGAGTGGAAGCCTTATTCTCATACACCCCGTCAATGTCCCGGGCTTTGAGTCCCGCTACCCCACGCTCATTCCCCAGGACAATAAAAACCTCAACCGCGTTTTTCCCGGCACCCGGGAAGGAACCCTGGCCGACCGCGTCGCCCATTTTTTTGAGTACAGCCTCTATTCCCAGATTGATTTCTACATCGACCTGCACTGCGGCGAAATTTTTGAAGACCTGACCCCCTACGTGTATTACGTGGGCGCAGCGGACAACGCTGTGTCCGAGGCCGCGCGCCAGGCCGCCCTTCACGTCGATGTGCCCTATATGGTCAAATCCACTGCCACCACCGGAGCCTACAATTACGCCGGCGTGCTCGGCATTCCCAGCATTTTGCTGGAACGCGGCTGCGCAGGCCGTTTTACCCAGGCAGAGGTGGACGCGGATAAAAAAGATGTCCTTAATATCCTGAAACACCTGGGTCTGCTGCAGGGCGCCCCCGAGCTGCGTCACCGCCCGGTCGACCTGACCGACCTGGTCTACCTCATGCCCGCACGCCATGGCCTCTGGTATCCTGAGGTGAAAGCCGGCGACCTTATCGCCAGAGGTCAGCGCCTCGGCGTGGTCAAGGATTATTTCGGCCATGTTCTCGACACCTACTGCGCCGAATACGACGGCGTTGTCCTGTACCAGTCCGCCACCCTCTGGACCGATGATTTTTGCGAGCTCATCACCTACGGTAAATTTGCGGAAACAGCAGGAATGGTGCGTTAATTTTTGTTTTACCCCTTGACAAACCGCCTCAGGACAGTTAATATTAACATATGAACAATGATTCATATGTTTTATTCATCATATTTTAATCTAACTTTCCGAGGAGGCCATCATGGCAACAAAAACTTATATACTCGAGCACCTGGGGTGCGCCAACTGCGCTTCAAAAATCGAGCGCAAAATCGCGTCCCTGCCCGGTGTCAGCGAGGCCAACATCGTCTACGCGACCAAACAGCTCCGCCTCACTGCCGAAGATCCAGACGGGCTTTTGCCGGAAATGCAGAAAATCGCGGTTTCCTACGAGCCCGATATTCTCATTACCGAGCGGAAGCGCCGTTCCCTGAAAAAAGCACCCGCGGCCGCCGGGCATGCTCCTCACGATCACGCGGAACACCGTCACAGCGCAGACTGCGGCTGCGGCCATGACCATCATGATCACGGGGAACACCACCACAACGCAGATTGCGGCTGCGGGCACGACCATCATGATCACGCGAAACACTCTCACAGCGCAGATTGCGGCTGCGGCCATGACCATCATGATCACGCGGAACACCGCCACGACGCAGATTGCGGCTGCGGGCACGATCATCATGATCACGCGGAACACTTTCACAGCGCAGATTGCGGCTGCGGCCATGACCATCATGATCACTATGCGCATTATCACGTTCCCGGCCATCCGGCGGACTGCCAATGCGAGCTCTGCCGCCACGGCGAGGAATACTGCCATATCTGCGGCGAGAGCTTGGCCAACTGCACCTGCAAAATGCCGGACGCGGACGTGGAAAAATCTGTTTTCATTCTTGAGAATCTGGGCTGTGCCAACTGCGCGGCCAAGATGGAGCACAAAATCAAAGAGCTGCCTGGCGTCGAGTATGCCACCATCACCTACGCCACTAAGCAGCTGCGCCTGTCTGCGGACAACGCCGCAGCCCTGCTGCCAGACATTCAG
The DNA window shown above is from Eubacterium limosum and carries:
- the nikB gene encoding nickel ABC transporter permease; the encoded protein is MNTKQLVNRLLQIVLVLFGISFLTFCLTYLSPGDPAELMLVEGGTVPSEELLAETREQMGLNDPFLVQYGNWLKGFVTGDMGTSYSSKAPVSAVLLDCLGPTLELAAASLILMLVISIPLGILAAVYQNKFPDYLVRGLSFAGVSFPGFWIGLVLLYVFGLKLNWFPIATSGTGFMKLVLPAVTLAIAMSAKYTRQVRTAVLEELRQDYVAGARARGLKESAILWREVLPNAMLPLVTLLGLSLGSLLGGTAVVEIIFSWPGLGKMAVNAIATRDYPLVQGYVIWIALIYMVINLLVDFSYGYLDPRLRERHREAKRKVVKA
- a CDS encoding M14 family metallopeptidase, producing MEKNLSIGTLAAAPGEKVQGMLPIPHTEIEVPVTLINGAGGGKTVLVTSGIHSCEYVGIEAAIQLAGELDPASLSGSLILIHPVNVPGFESRYPTLIPQDNKNLNRVFPGTREGTLADRVAHFFEYSLYSQIDFYIDLHCGEIFEDLTPYVYYVGAADNAVSEAARQAALHVDVPYMVKSTATTGAYNYAGVLGIPSILLERGCAGRFTQAEVDADKKDVLNILKHLGLLQGAPELRHRPVDLTDLVYLMPARHGLWYPEVKAGDLIARGQRLGVVKDYFGHVLDTYCAEYDGVVLYQSATLWTDDFCELITYGKFAETAGMVR